AATCAAGACATGCTGATGCAGAACTTTATTGGGAAAGAGGTCAAAGGAGGGCTAGTTGCCTTGCTGTTTGGGTTTGGTCCAGGCTACTTGTCTCCAATCCCCAGTTTCTACCCTCAAGGTTGCTTAGAGCAAGGCTGAGTATTTGTCTTTTAGTTAGCCTGGAACATGCTCTGTGTAGTGTTTTTCATCCTGGCTGCACATTAGAACCATAGAGGCagtgtttctttttgtttatttattttgctttttactaCTAATGCCTGGACCCctaactaattaaataaaaatcttggagAGTGGagcatctggatttttttttaagagacagagagagagagagagagagagagagagagagagagggagagggggagagagagagagagagagagagagagagagagagagagagaatttttttaatatttatgttttagttttcagtggatacaacatctttattttatttttatgtagtgctgaggatcgaacccagtgccccgcgcatgccaggcaagcacgctactgcttgagccacatccccagcccgcatcTGGATATTTTAAAACTCCTCCGTTGACTGCATTGTGCAGCCATTGTTGTGGCTTACTGATATAAAGAGAGATGCACTGAGAGGGAGTGAATCCAGGTTACAAAACGAAGATCAGGAGAGCAAGAAGTGTAGGAAATGGTACAGTTGATAAAGttgaaaaacatttaaagctGGAGGGACTCTGACCTAGAGCTTTGCAACTTAGTGTAGTCCAGCTAAGCAGCAGAGCCTGGCCAGGGAGCTGGTCGGAGGAGAGATCCTCTGGCCTCACCCATATTCTCTGAATAAGAATCAGAATGTGCATATCAAAGTTTGAAAAGTCTGCTTTCAAGGTTGTCCAATCTGTTGTTCTCCACCATGGCTGTATATTAGAATCACCTAGTGTGTAAGCAAATTCCAGGCTAGACCAGACTAACTCTCTGAGAATTTCTAGGTATGGAATTTGTATTAcctgccccaccccacacacacctttctttctttttcttttcttttctttttttttttttttttgaggaaattctgTTCAGCCATTGTGAAAACATCCTCCCTAATCAGTGGTTCTCAGACTTGAATGTGGGATCATGATCAAATATTTTGTAGGTCTGCAGGAAGCCtaaaattctgcatttctaataagggTCTTTGTGTTACCCAGGTTGTTGATCTGATAAATGTATTTCGAGCAACAGGGATCTATTAGGCTAACTTTCCAGCCTGACAACTGAGGGTCAGTGAAGGAGATGTGATCATCCACAAACTTGGCATTCATTCTGTGCTTTCTGGTATAttctactctgtgccaggcatcaTGCTGGAGGCTGGAGTTGGGAATAGAACAGACCTATTCTGAACCTTGCAGAGCTTATATTTCAATAGGGgagacagaaaacaaacaaataactaagCTCACTACAGATCAAAAGAAGGCTGTGAAGGAGatgaagaggccatgtggtgggaAATGGCTTGGAGGTTGCTGTGGGTGGGCAGAGCTATCTGGGGAGTTTCTAGAATAATGACTTTAACTGGGAACTTCTGATTACAAATCTCTAACTTTTCAGCACTGTAGGGATAGCTCgatgataaagtgcttgcctacaaTGTGAGAGGCCGAGGAATGGGGGAATCTTTGAcgacttcttcttctttttaaaaccagCTAGGGCCATCCTCTATTCCTCTGGGATCTGTCGATGGTTGCTACTAACCCTACTGAGGATGTCTAGTGGTGGTCCTTTCCTGGCTTTGTCCCTTTCACTGAAGACTCTTTCTTCAGTGACTGTGGACTCAGAGTATAGCCTGAGGAACACGCTGTTGGGGAGCAGGGAATTTGCTCCATAACAGAACAGCATTCAGGATCATCTATCTGTGATGTGTAACAAAGACCAGGCCTTGTCCCTCCCTATCCCTAAGAAATAATCAAAGACTTTTCAGTTGTCACACACTagtcctttcttccctttcctggtTCATTCTCAGTTACCTGAGCTCTTATAAAATCACAGTCCCAGTCCCCACCCAAGCTGACCTGGGTGGGTCTGCAGGGCAGGGCcctggaatgtgtgtgtgtgggtgcgtGATGGAAGAGGCGGACACTGTGCTTCTTCCTGTGGCTATGGAAGGCATAGATATTTGTTATGTAGTGACTTAGCAGCATGACCCTGGCTAAGTTTGAGTCCAAGGCAGTTCCCCCCTTCTGGATTCACCCAGTCCTTTGCCCTTACCTTGCTGGAAGTCTCTCTAGACTCCTCATGGACTAACTACTCCCTCATGGCTCCCCATTTTCTGTCTCCCCATTTCATCACCCCTTCTCACTGAGTTCACCCTATAGGATGTGGGGTGAGACTCAGGCACTGTTTGCCTGGGTCAGAGTCGAGAAGGCCCAGAAGGGGGGTGCCCATGGGGTCCTTCCTAGCCCCACCCTCATTCTCAGTCTATGGCACAAGCACACCTGCTTGGCAGGAGCTGTGGGAGATAGATAAGGAGAGGGAGATGGTGGCTAGAGCAAGGGGCCTTAGATGGTGGAGAATAGATAAAATATGAATCTATCCCTGGTACAGTTAGCTTAATTTTTGTGTCAAATGTGGGTGGAGCCAGgagccatggcacatgcctgtaatcccagctatgtgggaggctaaggcagaaggacaagttcaagactagcctgggaTCCCTGATGCTGCCCTTGGAGGGGTTAGGAGGATGTTGAGAGTGAGACAGTGGCTCTGGCGATGCTGCCCAGGGAGTGGCTTTGTGCTTTTAGGAGGAGAAAAggggtgggctgtggctgtgtcCTGCTCTAAGCAGGAGTGTTTGTGGAGCCAACTAGACAGACACCTGGGACTCCTACCTCCTAGGTGGCCCGAGGCAGCCGGGATGACAGTTCTCCCCAGGAACCTTGCTACCCGCTGAGAAACATGATCAGCAAGTCCCGTGAGTGTTGTCCAGGGGCTCCCCCTCACTGAAGGATGGGCCTCCAGAAGCCAATCTCTGCAGCATCCTGGCACCCCCTGGGGGTGGTGGAGGGTCAGACTGGGAACCAGGGACCCTCTCTTCATCCTAAAGAACACTAGAAACATTCAGATCCCAGCCCTGAGCTAGGGCTAGGAGAGGGCCAGAGACTGGGTCTGCTCAAGCTGGGGGTTGGAGGGGCCCAGAATGGGGCAGGTAAGAAGAATGGGCTGTACCTGCCTGTTTCTGCCTCTAGCTCCTCTGTGCATGTGCCCTGCAGGCTGGAAGCTCCTGGCCATGTTGGCTCTGGTCCTGGTTGTCATGGTGTGGTATTCCATCTCCCGAGAAGACAAGTACATTGAGCTGTGAGTATATCTTTATGTCCTTTCATTGGTTCTTCTCAGGGATGGGGCATTCAGGGCAGGGTTATCAGGGCAGGAGGGTTCTGAGAGCCAGGTCATGACTCTTCCCATCTCAGGGCTTTGAGACTTGTGTGCCATGGGAGAGGTAGGGGCTGCCTGGAACCCTGACCATGAGGCCCCAGATCTGACTGGGGctcccttctcttctctgtctCCAGTTTTTATTTTCCCATCCCAGAGAAGAAGGAGCCGTGCTTCCAGGGTGAAGCAGAAAGGAAGGCCTCTAAGATCTTTGGCAAGTAAGTACGTGAGGCTGAGGGGAGAGGACAAGGTATGGGGAGTGCCAAAATTGAGGGCTTCAGCCTCAGTGTTGGCTGGCTGGAGGGAGGGGGCTGTGCTGGTGGACACAAGTTAGGCAAAGCCAGAGGGTAAAGGAAAGACCATGTAATATTAGTCAGAGACCTGACCCTGCCCTGGCATCTAAATTAATCCCCTTTTCATTCCTACCCCATGCAGCCACTCCCGAGATCAGCCCATCTTCCTGCAGCTTAAAGATTATTTCTGGGTCAAGACGCCATCTGCCTATGAGCTGCCCTATGGGACCAAGGGAAGTGGTAAGTTTCTGCCCAGCTTAGCAGATATGGTGAATCATGTTGGCCACACTGATGCCTGTTCTTTGCCAACCACTCTCTCTGTGCCTAAGTTCTAAGCTGGGCCCAGGCATCAGGATCAAGGTGGAAGAAGGATCAGTGCTCTAAGGAATGGAGCAGGGCAGGCAGCCTCAGGATGCTGGTGACTGCTGTCTCATTCCTTTCCATTTGTTCTGTTTGTAGAGGACCTGCTCCTCCGGGTGCTAGCCATCACCAGCTACTCCATACCTGAGAGCATCCAGAGGTAAGAAGATAACTCCTCCTATTCAAGACTGGgtgcctcttcctctttcctgcctCAGTGTGAAATTGTCATGGCTCAGCACCATCCCAGTGAGCCTCCTGTTGAGGGTTCCCTGTGGCAAATTTGATCCTCCTTCCTAGCCTGCTTATCTCTCGGGGATATAGGTATGCCAACCCCCACAGCAATCTAGCCTGGGCATCCAGGTGCCAGAGGATGCTGAGCGTATTTCCATGGCAATAGGCAGGACTAGGCTCCCTGCAAGGGAGCTCTGCACTGGTCCCATTGCATCTTCCCTCCTTGCCTCTCTGCCATGTTCTGCTCAAGGGAGTTACCTCTCCCTTTAAGGCCCAGAATTACAAAGTCATCATGATCATAAGCAGGGCTACTTGGTGATGCCTGCTCCATGGGGACCAGGGGCTGCAGAGAGTGGAGGAAGTGCTCCTGAGATGAGCCCCAGACAGATCCAGAGCTGTGAGAGTTAAGTAGAGCAAGGACTCCTGGGTTTGATGACTCCTCTTCCCATGCAGTCTCAAGTGCCGCCGCTGTGTCGTGGTGGGCAATGGGCATCGACTACGGAACAGCTCCCTGGGAGATGCCATCAACAAGTATGATGTGGTCATCAGGTGTGTATGACTGTCCCTTCCCAATTCTATTGGGATGCTGGGTATCCCAAGCAGGGGACTGTAGACAGGTGGGGAAAGGGAGGCTCTAATAACAGGCTTCCTTTCCCCTGCCCTAGATTGAACAACGCCCCAGTGGCTGGCTACGAGGGAGATGTGGGCTCCAAGACCACCATGCGTCTCTTTTACCCTGAATCTGCCCACTTCGACCCCAAAGTGGAGAACAACCCAGACACACTCCTGGTTCTAGTAGCTTTCAAGGCGATGGATTTCCACTGGATTGAGACCATCCTGAGTGATAAGAAGCGGGTAAATGGGGGATGGGCCCATGGGGACTCTGTCCAAGTAAGGATCTCACGCTCCACAATTCCTGTCCTGCAGCCCTAAAGGTCTGGTGATTGGACAGCATGAACCAGGCTCTCAGAGGTCAGTGCCTTAGGCTTCCTGCCAAGGGCAGTGTCCTGCAGGGCTTCCGATAAACTACCCAGTAGCCTGGCTCAAAAACCTGTAGGAGTCAGGCAGTGGCAGCCAAAGGCCCTCCGACACTTGAGGAGTCTGGTACAGGAAAGCTACCAGAATGTGTCTGCCTATGTGAAACATGGGGGCAGAGGTGCCCTCCAGCAGTCACCTCCAGGCAGCGAGGAGCAGGCCTTAACAACAAGCTGTGAGCCCTTCCAGATGGTCCCCAGAACGAGCCTACTCCCTCACCTTGCCATCTGGTTGAAGCCTGAACTATCCCATCTGGCATTTTTGCCAAGTGTTTCGACAGCATAAGCGGAGGCCCCTAAATATTCAAATATCCTGTTTGAATATTTAGGTTGTTGGACCCAATACTCTATATACCTTGTCACCTGGCCTCCCTGAGGTGGTACTCCGCTTTTCACCGGTCTCCCTCCGTCTCTGGCACAGGccatctcccttcccttttaCCTGCACTCCCAAGGCCTTCTGCCTACACTTGGACCCCACGCTGATGACCACAGACTGAGTTGGAAAGGAGAAAACAGGTGTTCATCCACTCTCATGTCTCTCCCTTCCAACCCCATCCCCCTAGGTGCGAAAAGGTTTCTGGAAACAGCCCCCCCTCATCTGGGATGTCAACCCCAAACAGATTCGGATTCTCAATCCCTTCTTCATGGAGATTGCAGCTGACAAACTGTTGAGCCTGCCAATGCAACAGCCGCGAAAGATTAAACAGGTGACAATGGGCTGGTGACAAGAAGCCCAGGCCTGAGGGTTGGGGTCctgtggagggggtggggaggtgacACAGAGGGATGCGGGAGCAGGGAGAATAACAAGAGAGAGCAACTTACACTTGACCTTCAGGAACAGACCTGTAATTAGAGGTAGATTTATTAGCCTGTCGTGACAGAGAGAGTGCATGCCTTGGGGAATTGTGGGGCATCTCCACAGGGGAAATGAGCAAGAGGTATGTGTTGGATTTGGGGGCTGGAGATAGAGAGTGGTTTTGGCAGGCGCTGGTCAGAATTTGTAAACTGGGAGCTGCTGGAAGAGTCTCTGGTTCTATCTTTGGAACAGCTTAAGCCTGTGTAGAGTTGTTAGATGCTTAGTCTGTAATCTTATCTTGGAACATATTGGTCTGACTGAATTAAGAGAGTCTGAGCTTTAGCAGTCTGCCTTGCATGTCATGGTTTGCTATGTTGTGTCATAGAAGTCGTGGTATAGGTTTGTGAGTCACAGTTTTGATTTCAGCTCTTAGTGCCCTGAGGTCTTTAGCTGGTAGGTTGTAATCCACTTTGTAGTTTCCCAAGAACTTATCCACATATCTTATACCCCCTCAGGGTGCTGTGAAGGATGTTGGAGGGAGCAAAACCAACTGTCATAGACAGGATTCTGAGCTGTACCTCTTACTGTATAGCACTGGGCAGTTCTACCACTTGGTCcctcagttttcttgtctgtaTGATGGGGATAATACTCATTCTGACTTTTAAGACCATTAGAGAATTTAAGAAATGATTAATTACGTAAAATGCCTATCATGGAAATTGGAATGCAG
This portion of the Ictidomys tridecemlineatus isolate mIctTri1 chromosome 4, mIctTri1.hap1, whole genome shotgun sequence genome encodes:
- the St3gal4 gene encoding CMP-N-acetylneuraminate-beta-galactosamide-alpha-2,3-sialyltransferase 4 isoform X1, which codes for MISKSPPLCMCPAGWKLLAMLALVLVVMVWYSISREDKYIELFYFPIPEKKEPCFQGEAERKASKIFGNHSRDQPIFLQLKDYFWVKTPSAYELPYGTKGSEDLLLRVLAITSYSIPESIQSLKCRRCVVVGNGHRLRNSSLGDAINKYDVVIRLNNAPVAGYEGDVGSKTTMRLFYPESAHFDPKVENNPDTLLVLVAFKAMDFHWIETILSDKKRVRKGFWKQPPLIWDVNPKQIRILNPFFMEIAADKLLSLPMQQPRKIKQKPTTGLLAITLALHLCDSVHIAGFGYPDAYNKKQTIHYYEQITLKSMAGSGHNVSQEALAIKRMLEIGAVKNLTYF
- the St3gal4 gene encoding CMP-N-acetylneuraminate-beta-galactosamide-alpha-2,3-sialyltransferase 4 isoform X7 produces the protein MTGWKLLAMLALVLVVMVWYSISREDKYIELSDWGSLLFSVSSFYFPIPEKKEPCFQGEAERKASKIFGNHSRDQPIFLQLKDYFWVKTPSAYELPYGTKGSEDLLLRVLAITSYSIPESIQSLKCRRCVVVGNGHRLRNSSLGDAINKYDVVIRLNNAPVAGYEGDVGSKTTMRLFYPESAHFDPKVENNPDTLLVLVAFKAMDFHWIETILSDKKRVRKGFWKQPPLIWDVNPKQIRILNPFFMEIAADKLLSLPMQQPRKIKQKPTTGLLAITLALHLCDSVHIAGFGYPDAYNKKQTIHYYEQITLKSMAGSGHNVSQEALAIKRMLEIGAVKNLTYF
- the St3gal4 gene encoding CMP-N-acetylneuraminate-beta-galactosamide-alpha-2,3-sialyltransferase 4 isoform X8 — its product is MTGWKLLAMLALVLVVMVWYSISREDKYIELFYFPIPEKKEPCFQGEAERKASKIFGNHSRDQPIFLQLKDYFWVKTPSAYELPYGTKGSEDLLLRVLAITSYSIPESIQSLKCRRCVVVGNGHRLRNSSLGDAINKYDVVIRLNNAPVAGYEGDVGSKTTMRLFYPESAHFDPKVENNPDTLLVLVAFKAMDFHWIETILSDKKRVRKGFWKQPPLIWDVNPKQIRILNPFFMEIAADKLLSLPMQQPRKIKQKPTTGLLAITLALHLCDSVHIAGFGYPDAYNKKQTIHYYEQITLKSMAGSGHNVSQEALAIKRMLEIGAVKNLTYF
- the St3gal4 gene encoding CMP-N-acetylneuraminate-beta-galactosamide-alpha-2,3-sialyltransferase 4 isoform X6, translating into MISKSRWKLLAMLALVLVVMVWYSISREDKYIELSDWGSLLFSVSSFYFPIPEKKEPCFQGEAERKASKIFGNHSRDQPIFLQLKDYFWVKTPSAYELPYGTKGSEDLLLRVLAITSYSIPESIQSLKCRRCVVVGNGHRLRNSSLGDAINKYDVVIRLNNAPVAGYEGDVGSKTTMRLFYPESAHFDPKVENNPDTLLVLVAFKAMDFHWIETILSDKKRVRKGFWKQPPLIWDVNPKQIRILNPFFMEIAADKLLSLPMQQPRKIKQKPTTGLLAITLALHLCDSVHIAGFGYPDAYNKKQTIHYYEQITLKSMAGSGHNVSQEALAIKRMLEIGAVKNLTYF
- the St3gal4 gene encoding CMP-N-acetylneuraminate-beta-galactosamide-alpha-2,3-sialyltransferase 4 isoform X3 → MEEVNALAEAQQAPEIVARGSRDDSSPQEPCYPLRNMISKSPPLCMCPAGWKLLAMLALVLVVMVWYSISREDKYIELSDWGSLLFSVSSFYFPIPEKKEPCFQGEAERKASKIFGNHSRDQPIFLQLKDYFWVKTPSAYELPYGTKGSEDLLLRVLAITSYSIPESIQSLKCRRCVVVGNGHRLRNSSLGDAINKYDVVIRLNNAPVAGYEGDVGSKTTMRLFYPESAHFDPKVENNPDTLLVLVAFKAMDFHWIETILSDKKRVRKGFWKQPPLIWDVNPKQIRILNPFFMEIAADKLLSLPMQQPRKIKQKPTTGLLAITLALHLCDSVHIAGFGYPDAYNKKQTIHYYEQITLKSMAGSGHNVSQEALAIKRMLEIGAVKNLTYF
- the St3gal4 gene encoding CMP-N-acetylneuraminate-beta-galactosamide-alpha-2,3-sialyltransferase 4 isoform X2: MISKSRWKLLAMLALVLVVMVWYSISREDKYIELFYFPIPEKKEPCFQGEAERKASKIFGNHSRDQPIFLQLKDYFWVKTPSAYELPYGTKGSEDLLLRVLAITSYSIPESIQSLKCRRCVVVGNGHRLRNSSLGDAINKYDVVIRLNNAPVAGYEGDVGSKTTMRLFYPESAHFDPKVENNPDTLLVLVAFKAMDFHWIETILSDKKRVRKGFWKQPPLIWDVNPKQIRILNPFFMEIAADKLLSLPMQQPRKIKQKPTTGLLAITLALHLCDSVHIAGFGYPDAYNKKQTIHYYEQITLKSMAGSGHNVSQEALAIKRMLEIGAVKNLTYF
- the St3gal4 gene encoding CMP-N-acetylneuraminate-beta-galactosamide-alpha-2,3-sialyltransferase 4 isoform X4, with product MEEVNALAEAQQAPEIVARGSRDDSSPQEPCYPLRNMISKSRWKLLAMLALVLVVMVWYSISREDKYIELSDWGSLLFSVSSFYFPIPEKKEPCFQGEAERKASKIFGNHSRDQPIFLQLKDYFWVKTPSAYELPYGTKGSEDLLLRVLAITSYSIPESIQSLKCRRCVVVGNGHRLRNSSLGDAINKYDVVIRLNNAPVAGYEGDVGSKTTMRLFYPESAHFDPKVENNPDTLLVLVAFKAMDFHWIETILSDKKRVRKGFWKQPPLIWDVNPKQIRILNPFFMEIAADKLLSLPMQQPRKIKQKPTTGLLAITLALHLCDSVHIAGFGYPDAYNKKQTIHYYEQITLKSMAGSGHNVSQEALAIKRMLEIGAVKNLTYF
- the St3gal4 gene encoding CMP-N-acetylneuraminate-beta-galactosamide-alpha-2,3-sialyltransferase 4 isoform X5 gives rise to the protein MISKSPPLCMCPAGWKLLAMLALVLVVMVWYSISREDKYIELSDWGSLLFSVSSFYFPIPEKKEPCFQGEAERKASKIFGNHSRDQPIFLQLKDYFWVKTPSAYELPYGTKGSEDLLLRVLAITSYSIPESIQSLKCRRCVVVGNGHRLRNSSLGDAINKYDVVIRLNNAPVAGYEGDVGSKTTMRLFYPESAHFDPKVENNPDTLLVLVAFKAMDFHWIETILSDKKRVRKGFWKQPPLIWDVNPKQIRILNPFFMEIAADKLLSLPMQQPRKIKQKPTTGLLAITLALHLCDSVHIAGFGYPDAYNKKQTIHYYEQITLKSMAGSGHNVSQEALAIKRMLEIGAVKNLTYF